A portion of the Vicingus serpentipes genome contains these proteins:
- the rplL gene encoding 50S ribosomal protein L7/L12 has translation MADLKKLADELVNLTVKDVNELAAILKDEYGIEPAAAAVAVAGPAAGGDAAGGDEKTEFDVILKSGGASKLAVVKLVKELTGLGLKEAKELVDGAPKPLKEGVAKDEAEALKAQLEEAGAEVEVK, from the coding sequence ATGGCAGATTTAAAAAAACTTGCAGACGAATTAGTTAACTTAACAGTAAAAGATGTTAATGAATTAGCTGCTATATTAAAAGATGAATATGGTATCGAACCTGCTGCTGCAGCAGTTGCAGTTGCTGGTCCAGCTGCTGGTGGCGATGCTGCTGGTGGAGATGAAAAAACAGAATTTGATGTAATCCTTAAATCAGGTGGAGCATCTAAATTAGCTGTTGTTAAATTAGTAAAAGAATTAACTGGTTTAGGCTTAAAAGAAGCTAAAGAATTAGTTGACGGTGCACCAAAACCATTAAAAGAAGGTGTTGCTAAAGATGAAGCAGAAGCTCTTAAAGCTCAATTAGAAGAAGCTGGAGCTGAAGTTGAAGTTAAATAA
- the rplJ gene encoding 50S ribosomal protein L10 produces MTREEKNQAIEVLTEKVNNANVFYLADIAGLDAESSSKLRRSCFTNNIQIEVVKNTVLRKALERAEGDYDELYDTLKGNTSVIFAEAGNAPAKLIKDFRKKSEKPVLKGAFIDQAIYIGDQNLDLLVAIKSKEELIGDLIALLQSPAKNVVSALQSSGGKLAGIVKTLSERSE; encoded by the coding sequence ATGACAAGAGAAGAAAAAAATCAAGCTATTGAAGTATTAACTGAAAAAGTTAATAATGCTAACGTATTTTATTTAGCAGATATAGCTGGATTAGACGCTGAAAGCTCGTCAAAATTAAGAAGGTCTTGTTTCACTAATAATATTCAAATAGAAGTTGTAAAGAACACAGTATTAAGAAAAGCTTTAGAAAGAGCTGAAGGTGATTACGACGAATTATATGATACATTAAAAGGAAATACTTCCGTTATTTTTGCAGAAGCAGGTAATGCTCCAGCAAAATTAATTAAGGATTTCCGTAAAAAAAGTGAAAAGCCTGTATTAAAAGGAGCTTTTATTGATCAAGCAATTTACATCGGTGATCAAAACTTAGATTTATTAGTAGCTATTAAATCTAAAGAAGAACTTATTGGTGATCTTATTGCATTACTTCAATCTCCAGCTAAAAATGTTGTATCTGCTCTTCAATCGAGCGGTGGCAAATTAGCAGGAATTGTAAAAACACTTTCAGAGAGATCTGAATAA
- the rplA gene encoding 50S ribosomal protein L1 — MARLTKNMKEALSKFDSEKEYNLGEAAKIVKDITNTKFDSSVDIAVRLGVDPRKANQMVRGTVALPNGVGKDVKVLVLCTPDKEAEAKEAGADYVGLDEYIEKIKGGWTDIDVIVTMPSVMGKVGALGRVLGPRGLMPNPKSGTVTMEIGKAVAEVKAGKIDFKVDKFGIIHTTVGRASFDPQQLVENAKELIQTIIKLKPTASKGTYVKSVTLSSTMSPGVKIEPKSVTV, encoded by the coding sequence ATGGCAAGGTTAACAAAAAATATGAAAGAAGCTTTATCAAAATTTGATTCTGAAAAAGAATACAATTTAGGTGAAGCGGCAAAAATTGTTAAGGATATTACAAATACAAAATTTGATTCATCTGTAGATATAGCTGTACGTTTAGGAGTTGATCCTAGAAAAGCTAACCAAATGGTTAGAGGTACAGTTGCCTTACCTAACGGTGTAGGTAAAGATGTTAAAGTTTTAGTATTATGTACTCCTGACAAAGAAGCTGAAGCCAAAGAAGCAGGTGCTGATTATGTTGGTTTAGACGAATACATTGAGAAGATTAAGGGTGGTTGGACTGATATTGATGTAATCGTAACTATGCCAAGCGTAATGGGTAAAGTAGGTGCTTTAGGACGAGTATTAGGGCCAAGAGGTTTAATGCCAAATCCTAAATCGGGTACTGTAACTATGGAAATTGGTAAGGCTGTAGCAGAAGTGAAAGCTGGTAAAATTGATTTTAAAGTTGATAAGTTTGGTATCATTCATACAACTGTTGGTAGAGCATCTTTTGATCCTCAACAATTAGTTGAAAATGCTAAAGAACTTATTCAAACTATTATCAAATTAAAACCAACTGCTTCAAAAGGAACATATGTTAAAAGTGTTACACTTTCAAGCACAATGAGTCCGGGAGTTAAAATTGAACCAAAATCAGTAACGGTTTAA
- the rplK gene encoding 50S ribosomal protein L11 — MAKEVSALIKLQIKGGAANPSPPVGPALGAKGVNIMEFCKQFNGRTQDKAGKVLPVVITVYADKSFDFIIKNPPVAIQLMEAAKIKKGSSEPNRVKVASVTWDQIKTISEDKMSDLNCFQIESAMRMVAGTARSMGITVKGQFPA, encoded by the coding sequence ATGGCTAAAGAAGTAAGCGCATTAATTAAATTACAAATTAAAGGAGGAGCTGCAAACCCATCTCCACCAGTAGGACCTGCATTAGGTGCTAAAGGTGTAAATATTATGGAGTTTTGTAAGCAATTTAACGGTAGAACTCAAGATAAAGCAGGTAAAGTATTACCAGTAGTTATTACAGTTTATGCTGATAAATCTTTTGATTTTATAATTAAAAATCCTCCTGTTGCCATTCAATTAATGGAAGCTGCTAAAATCAAAAAAGGATCTTCGGAACCTAATAGAGTAAAAGTAGCTTCAGTTACATGGGATCAAATTAAAACAATTTCTGAAGACAAAATGTCTGATTTAAACTGTTTTCAAATTGAATCTGCTATGAGAATGGTTGCTGGAACAGCAAGAAGTATGGGAATAACTGTAAAAGGACAGTTCCCAGCTTAA
- the nusG gene encoding transcription termination/antitermination protein NusG codes for MAENSKKWYVVRAISGKENKVKKYIEDEIHRNGLNDYVSQILIPTEKVYQIRNGKKINKERSFFPGYILVEADLVGEVPHVIRNVNGVIGFLGAEKRGEPLPLRISEVNRILGKVDELAESEEEMTIPYVVGENIKVVDGPFNGFSGTIEKINEEKRKLEVMVKIFGRKQPLELSFLQVEKES; via the coding sequence ATGGCAGAGAATAGTAAAAAGTGGTATGTAGTTAGAGCCATTAGTGGAAAGGAAAATAAAGTTAAAAAGTACATTGAAGATGAAATTCATAGAAATGGACTAAACGATTATGTTTCTCAAATTTTAATTCCAACAGAAAAAGTATATCAAATTAGAAATGGCAAAAAAATAAATAAAGAAAGAAGTTTTTTTCCTGGATATATTTTAGTTGAAGCAGATTTAGTTGGAGAAGTTCCTCATGTTATTAGAAATGTAAATGGAGTTATAGGCTTTTTAGGTGCAGAGAAAAGAGGAGAACCATTGCCATTAAGGATTTCTGAAGTTAATAGAATTTTAGGGAAAGTTGATGAATTGGCTGAAAGTGAAGAAGAAATGACAATTCCTTATGTTGTTGGAGAAAACATTAAAGTTGTTGATGGTCCATTTAATGGTTTTTCTGGAACAATTGAAAAAATAAATGAAGAAAAAAGAAAACTTGAAGTAATGGTTAAAATTTTTGGAAGAAAACAACCATTAGAATTAAGTTTCTTGCAAGTAGAAAAAGAAAGTTAA
- the secE gene encoding preprotein translocase subunit SecE: protein MAKVGTYIQESVDELLNKVSWPTWSELQNSAVIVMIASVIFALIIYVMDTSFSNLMKLIYDLF from the coding sequence ATGGCAAAAGTTGGAACATACATTCAAGAATCTGTTGATGAACTTTTAAATAAAGTATCATGGCCTACGTGGTCAGAGCTTCAAAATAGTGCTGTAATTGTAATGATTGCATCGGTAATCTTTGCACTTATCATTTATGTAATGGATACTTCATTCAGTAATTTAATGAAATTGATTTACGATTTATTTTAA
- the tuf gene encoding elongation factor Tu: MAKENYDRSKPHLNIGTIGHVDHGKTTLTAAITTVLAKAGLSELRDFASIDNAPEEKERGITINTSHVEYSTANRHYAHVDCPGHADYVKNMVTGAAQMDGAILVVAATDGPMPQTREHILLGRQVGIPRIVVFMNKVDMVDDEELLELVEMEIRELLSFYEYDGDNAPVIAGSALGGLNGEEKWEKTIMELMEAVDTYIEMPPRDVEKDFLMPVEDVFSITGRGTVATGRIETGVINTGDAVDILGMGDEKLSSTITGVEMFRKILDRGEAGDNVGLLLRGIEKSQIRRGMVIAKPGSITPHSEFTAEIYVLKKEEGGRHTPFHNKYRPQFYIRTTDVTGEIFLEEGREMVMPGDNVSITVKLIVPVAINKGLRFAIREGGRTVGAGQVTEIIK; this comes from the coding sequence ATGGCTAAAGAGAATTATGATCGTTCCAAACCACACTTAAACATCGGAACTATTGGTCACGTTGACCACGGAAAAACTACTTTAACTGCTGCTATCACTACTGTATTAGCTAAAGCAGGATTATCTGAATTAAGAGATTTTGCTTCTATTGATAACGCTCCTGAAGAAAAAGAAAGAGGTATTACTATTAATACATCTCACGTTGAATATTCTACTGCAAACAGACACTACGCTCACGTAGATTGTCCTGGTCACGCGGATTACGTTAAAAACATGGTAACTGGTGCTGCTCAAATGGACGGTGCTATTTTAGTTGTTGCTGCTACTGATGGACCAATGCCTCAAACAAGAGAGCACATCCTATTAGGTAGACAAGTTGGTATTCCAAGAATTGTTGTATTCATGAATAAAGTGGATATGGTTGATGATGAGGAATTATTAGAATTAGTTGAAATGGAAATTAGAGAGTTATTATCATTCTACGAATATGATGGTGATAATGCTCCTGTAATTGCAGGATCAGCTTTAGGTGGATTGAATGGTGAAGAAAAATGGGAAAAAACAATCATGGAATTAATGGAAGCTGTTGATACATATATCGAAATGCCTCCAAGAGATGTTGAGAAAGATTTCTTGATGCCTGTTGAAGATGTTTTCTCTATTACAGGTAGAGGAACTGTTGCAACTGGTAGAATTGAAACTGGTGTAATTAATACTGGTGATGCTGTAGATATCTTAGGTATGGGTGATGAAAAATTATCATCAACTATTACTGGTGTTGAGATGTTTAGAAAAATATTAGATAGAGGTGAAGCTGGAGATAACGTAGGTTTATTATTAAGAGGTATTGAAAAATCTCAAATTAGAAGAGGAATGGTAATCGCTAAACCTGGATCTATTACACCTCACTCTGAGTTTACTGCTGAAATCTATGTATTGAAAAAAGAAGAAGGTGGACGTCACACTCCATTCCATAACAAATACAGACCTCAATTCTATATCAGAACTACTGATGTTACTGGAGAAATCTTCTTAGAAGAAGGAAGAGAAATGGTAATGCCTGGTGATAACGTATCAATTACTGTTAAATTAATCGTTCCTGTTGCAATAAACAAAGGTTTAAGATTTGCGATAAGAGAAGGTGGTAGAACAGTTGGTGCTGGTCAGGTTACTGAAATTATCAAATAA
- the hpf gene encoding ribosome hibernation-promoting factor, HPF/YfiA family — MKVNLKITSVHFDADKKLIEFIQEKVDKLAQFYDKIIDGEVILKVENNHSTENKVAEIKLLVPGNDIFAKKQCKSFEEATDTAVEALRRQLKKHKEKINRV; from the coding sequence ATGAAAGTAAATTTAAAAATCACTTCAGTGCATTTTGATGCAGACAAAAAATTAATTGAATTTATTCAAGAGAAAGTTGATAAATTAGCACAATTCTATGATAAAATTATAGATGGCGAAGTAATCCTTAAAGTAGAGAACAATCACTCAACTGAAAATAAAGTTGCAGAAATAAAACTTTTAGTTCCAGGAAATGACATCTTTGCTAAAAAACAATGTAAGTCGTTCGAAGAGGCTACAGACACTGCTGTAGAAGCACTTAGAAGACAATTGAAAAAGCATAAAGAAAAAATTAATAGAGTCTAG
- a CDS encoding tyrosine-type recombinase/integrase, with the protein MQYISSFCDYLLHQKRSSPHTVVAYKKDLEQFSQFLSCQFALTNITEVNSQIIRSWIVSLLEDEISTTTINRKISTLKTFFKYLQKNEIIDNNPLLKIITPKTKKSLPVFVNEKEIYNLFENITFGNNLEEIQNKLILELLYSTGIRLSELIEIKINSIDLNNLTIKVLGKRNKERIIPISNNLKKEIENFLELRLEIDSNYNNLFLTKNNKKLYPKFVYRLVNNYLSIVTKISKKSPHVLRHTFATHMLNNGADLNTIKEILGHSSLSATQVYTHNTIEKLKNIHKQAHPKA; encoded by the coding sequence ATGCAATATATTTCGTCTTTTTGCGACTATTTACTTCACCAAAAAAGATCCTCTCCACATACAGTCGTTGCATATAAAAAAGATTTAGAACAATTCTCACAATTTCTTTCATGTCAATTTGCCCTAACAAATATCACAGAAGTGAATTCACAAATTATCCGTTCATGGATAGTTTCACTTTTAGAAGATGAAATTTCTACAACAACAATAAATAGAAAAATATCCACATTAAAGACATTTTTCAAATACTTACAAAAGAACGAGATTATTGACAACAACCCTCTTCTTAAGATTATTACGCCAAAGACTAAAAAATCTTTACCTGTATTTGTAAATGAAAAAGAAATTTATAATCTTTTTGAAAATATAACATTTGGAAACAATCTTGAAGAAATACAAAACAAATTAATCTTAGAACTTTTATATTCAACAGGAATTAGACTCTCTGAATTAATAGAAATAAAAATCAATTCAATTGATCTAAATAATCTTACAATAAAAGTATTAGGTAAAAGGAATAAAGAGAGAATAATTCCAATAAGCAATAACTTAAAAAAAGAAATTGAAAACTTTCTAGAACTTAGATTAGAAATAGATTCAAATTATAACAATCTATTTTTAACAAAAAATAACAAAAAACTATATCCAAAGTTTGTATATAGATTAGTTAATAATTACCTTAGTATAGTTACAAAAATCTCAAAAAAGAGTCCACACGTTCTTAGACATACTTTTGCAACACACATGTTAAATAATGGTGCAGACTTAAATACTATAAAAGAAATATTAGGGCATTCAAGCTTGTCAGCAACTCAAGTATACACCCATAACACAATAGAAAAATTAAAAAATATTCATAAACAAGCTCATCCAAAAGCTTAA
- the rpsU gene encoding 30S ribosomal protein S21 yields the protein MIVIPIKDGENIERALKRYKKKFERTGVVKELRSRKQFLKPSVVNRAAMIKAVYIEKLRKAEE from the coding sequence ATGATAGTAATACCAATAAAAGACGGTGAGAACATCGAAAGAGCTTTAAAAAGATACAAGAAAAAATTCGAAAGAACTGGTGTTGTTAAAGAATTGAGAAGTAGAAAACAATTTTTAAAGCCATCTGTTGTAAACAGAGCAGCAATGATTAAAGCTGTATATATTGAAAAATTAAGAAAAGCAGAAGAGTAA
- a CDS encoding acyl-CoA dehydrogenase family protein, translating into MDFNVSENEQMIAQMVRDFAEKEIRPNRYQWDKDEHFPIDVMKKMGELGLLGIYIPEEYGGSGFGYQEYTTALIELGKVCGGVGLSVAAHNSLCTGHIYYHGSEAQKKKYLPKLASGEWIGAWGLTEANTGSDAMRMKTTAVKDGNEWVINGTKNWITHGLSGDVAVVLIRTGELLDSKGITAFIVEKGTPGFSAVKIIDKLGVRASETAELIFENVRVPEENVIGEVGKGFMQAMQILDGGRISIAALSCGVARGAYEASLQYAKEREQFGTPIANFQAIAFKLADMATEIDAAELLTRQAADLKNRKMPMTKQGAFAKYYASEVSVRCGNEAVQIMGGYGYTKEYPAEKYLRDSKLMTIGEGTSEIQKVVISREILK; encoded by the coding sequence ATGGATTTTAATGTTAGTGAAAATGAACAAATGATTGCACAAATGGTGCGTGATTTTGCAGAAAAAGAAATTAGACCAAACCGTTATCAATGGGATAAAGATGAACACTTCCCTATAGATGTAATGAAAAAAATGGGAGAACTGGGCTTACTAGGTATTTACATACCTGAGGAGTACGGTGGATCAGGTTTTGGGTACCAAGAATATACAACAGCTCTTATTGAACTTGGAAAGGTATGTGGTGGTGTTGGATTAAGTGTTGCTGCTCATAATTCACTATGTACTGGTCACATATACTATCACGGAAGTGAAGCTCAAAAAAAGAAATATTTACCAAAACTTGCTTCTGGAGAATGGATTGGTGCTTGGGGATTAACTGAAGCTAATACTGGTTCAGATGCGATGAGAATGAAAACTACAGCCGTTAAAGATGGAAATGAATGGGTAATTAACGGCACTAAAAATTGGATCACACATGGTCTAAGTGGTGATGTAGCAGTTGTATTAATTCGTACAGGTGAATTATTAGATAGTAAAGGTATTACTGCTTTTATTGTAGAAAAAGGAACCCCTGGTTTTTCAGCTGTAAAAATTATTGATAAACTTGGAGTTAGAGCAAGTGAGACAGCTGAATTAATATTCGAAAATGTAAGAGTTCCTGAAGAAAATGTTATAGGTGAGGTTGGAAAAGGCTTTATGCAAGCGATGCAAATATTAGATGGAGGAAGAATATCAATCGCAGCTCTAAGTTGTGGCGTTGCTCGTGGCGCTTACGAAGCTTCACTTCAATATGCTAAAGAAAGAGAGCAATTCGGTACGCCTATTGCGAATTTTCAAGCTATTGCTTTTAAACTAGCAGATATGGCAACAGAAATTGATGCAGCTGAATTATTAACTAGACAAGCAGCAGATTTAAAAAATAGAAAAATGCCTATGACAAAACAAGGTGCTTTCGCTAAATATTATGCAAGTGAAGTATCTGTTAGGTGTGGAAATGAAGCTGTTCAAATTATGGGGGGATATGGATATACTAAAGAATATCCAGCTGAAAAATATTTAAGAGATTCTAAACTAATGACAATTGGTGAAGGTACTTCTGAAATACAAAAAGTAGTAATATCTAGAGAAATTTTAAAATAA
- a CDS encoding adenine phosphoribosyltransferase yields the protein MLAETIKQVIRDVPDFPKPGIIFKDITPILLDAELTRKIVNDMAENYKDKCIDAIVGIESRGFWFGIMLANKLDIPFIPIRKKGKLPYKTMSYKYDLEYGTAEVEIHEDALQDNWNVLIHDDLLATGGTAIAAAELIKMQNANVAGFSFVVELDFLEGSKSLSKYSENISSLVHF from the coding sequence ATGCTAGCAGAAACAATCAAACAAGTAATAAGAGATGTACCAGATTTTCCAAAGCCTGGAATTATTTTTAAAGACATTACTCCTATCCTATTAGATGCTGAATTAACTAGAAAAATAGTAAATGATATGGCTGAAAATTATAAAGATAAATGTATTGATGCTATTGTAGGTATAGAAAGTCGAGGGTTTTGGTTTGGAATTATGCTGGCAAATAAATTAGATATACCTTTCATTCCTATTCGTAAAAAAGGTAAACTTCCATACAAAACAATGTCATATAAATATGATTTAGAATATGGAACTGCTGAAGTTGAAATTCATGAAGATGCTTTACAAGACAACTGGAATGTATTAATTCATGATGATTTATTAGCGACCGGTGGAACTGCAATTGCTGCAGCTGAATTAATAAAAATGCAAAATGCAAATGTTGCAGGATTTAGCTTTGTTGTAGAGTTAGATTTTTTAGAAGGAAGCAAAAGTCTTTCAAAATATTCCGAAAATATTAGTAGTTTAGTACACTTTTAA
- a CDS encoding class I SAM-dependent methyltransferase, whose amino-acid sequence MQRIYSSHWADYELIDAGNNKKLERWGNTITIRPERNAYFTPILSQNDWNKKADFEFIEETSNSGYWKILNKKAKKNWQIEFKNCVFNLQLTKFKHIGIFPEQKTNWDYLISNLNKDDKFLNLFAHTGGSSLVANSIGANVNHCDSVKQIISWARENMESSNLNDISWILEDALKFSKREEKRGNKYDAIIMDPPAYGIGAKKERWKIETLFPELVKTSSQILNKTGFLIVNTYSPKLGEEEIKETVIKYFPSKKIEINKLCIKSTTGKIIEYGELTKVF is encoded by the coding sequence ATGCAACGAATATACAGCTCACATTGGGCAGATTATGAATTAATTGATGCTGGCAACAACAAAAAGCTAGAGCGATGGGGCAATACCATTACAATTCGCCCAGAACGAAATGCGTACTTTACTCCTATTCTTTCTCAAAATGACTGGAACAAAAAGGCTGATTTTGAATTTATTGAGGAAACCTCTAATTCTGGTTATTGGAAAATATTAAATAAAAAAGCCAAAAAAAACTGGCAAATTGAATTTAAAAATTGCGTATTTAATCTTCAATTAACAAAATTTAAACACATAGGAATTTTTCCAGAGCAAAAAACAAATTGGGATTATTTAATTTCAAATTTAAATAAAGATGATAAGTTCTTAAATCTATTTGCTCATACAGGAGGCTCCTCGTTAGTTGCAAATTCTATTGGAGCTAATGTAAATCATTGTGACTCTGTTAAACAAATTATTTCATGGGCAAGAGAGAATATGGAAAGTTCTAATTTAAATGACATTTCCTGGATACTTGAAGATGCCCTGAAATTTTCTAAAAGAGAAGAAAAAAGAGGTAATAAATATGATGCAATTATAATGGACCCCCCTGCTTATGGAATTGGAGCAAAAAAAGAACGATGGAAAATTGAAACTCTCTTTCCTGAATTAGTGAAAACTTCCAGTCAAATTTTAAATAAAACAGGATTTTTAATTGTTAACACTTACTCTCCCAAACTAGGAGAAGAAGAAATAAAAGAAACAGTAATTAAATATTTTCCTTCAAAAAAAATAGAAATAAATAAACTTTGTATAAAATCAACCACAGGTAAAATTATTGAATACGGCGAATTAACTAAAGTCTTTTAA